Proteins from a single region of Cryptococcus neoformans var. neoformans JEC21 chromosome 6 sequence:
- a CDS encoding general RNA polymerase II transcription factor, putative: MDRLQRTRSQHFVSSPRKTASPLIARHTLYPRHPPKKRRLGVTTFVASHNEAGQNYSNELEDDLEKAIMKTGESSSAPARRTSRSRSQSRPVRRKSNDKVWADSLPNGQDGEDAASPKKRKRSRAGSLSTEDSWVETSGDEWEPDFIAESDRNMIHYAPSTALHRLRKAELVRLWRVAGMWDSEDIPDDMNEDETIGDMGKKELVDGLISARKHQTGRLISPLPSSPNRLIRRQSTLSPIPATPPPSSPLAESSSPDVTPKPRPRTRSRVRLETPVVRRQPRPSRPTRTLTKRHTKSEARSRRVRAQLTKKVNGKSENGDEIELTESSDSDDDVNGIESTPIVKRLRPRGVGERKSFMKEPSTDITDFEDDAEEADAEATEVEEEPQPKERKLRRKSISQASLSKYGGDIDMAPTSEQRSSKNLPTRGAKKKAIQRMQGGESGTEDEDMEVDEERDIGMKEGTPTPQPAIPPRRGRASRSSTPKLDEDSAMVGSPTPSVATETEASTPRPVHTTRSGKTFGAIQNRRRQLLQEARNDPDMDEEDESDEEDGEPELDIDLSEATVASLIRLLRDELVQMCETRGIEVGGTKPQLAKALLEWRDEQKGSYPSSASTARPSPPRTAMPRRKSKSKSKTKSKFKSNKHVPAIGTAAHAPGKPTPVLLRSHIHANDPETPPLSKGEEGDVEEEKKGTEAELNLDLQELGLEDSVIKPSQLIKLEKIGSGGFKDVYVGKFRGRKVAISEFRSHLSEMDIRELKLLAEFSHPNIVRFRGICIPEDSTHVPCMLVSELCENGDLFDYIRNVPCPTLKRLLSLMLDIARGLEYLHTRKPSIIHRDCKSSNILINRSGVAKVGDFGLARVKNSTRSMIRSLVGTVNWQAPELWHPTPRYDYKVDVFSAGMVYWEMMSGWIGEKKYPWEGHNEHYIYDAVGTKHRRPPVTGMRKHWGSEPVNLMERMWHQDPAERPTMTDVVHDLESILAELK, from the exons ATGGATCGACTACAGCGAACAAGGTCGCAACACTTTGTCAGTTCACCTCGTAAGACCGCATCGCCTCTTATAGCCAGGCATACTTTATACCCTCGTCATCCACCAAAGAAACGCCGTTTAGGCGTTACGACCTTCGTGGCGAGCCATAATGAAGCTGGGCAAAACTATTCTAATgagctggaagatgatCTAGAAAAAGCCATTATGAAAACGGGCGAGTCTTCTAGCGCACCGGCTCGCAGAACCAGTCGATCGCGTTCACAATCGAGACCTGTCAGACGAAAAAGTAACGACAAGGTTTGGGCCGACTCACTACCAAATGGGCAGGACGGTGAAGATGCCGCTAGCCCAAAAAAACGAAAGCGGTCAAGAGCCGGGTCATTGTCGACGGAGGACAGCTGGGTAGAAACTAGTGGAGATGAATGGGAGCCAGACTTTATCGCCGAGA GTGACCGAAATATGATCCATTATGCACCATCAACGGCATTACATAGATTACGGAAGGCTGAATTGGTAAGATTATGGAGAGTAGCCGGTATGTGGGATAGTGAAGACATTCCCGACGACAtgaatgaggatgaaacGATTGGTGATATGGGTAAGAAAGAGCTTGTTGATGGTCTTATCTCTGCC CGAAAGCATCAAACAGGGCGCCTTATTTCCCCGCTTCCCTCATCCCCAAATCGTCTTATTCGCCGACAGTCTACACTTTCCCCTATCCCAGCCACCCCTCCCCCGTCCTCTCCACTTGCAgaatcatcatccccagATGTGACTCCAAAACCGCGACCTCGTACAAGGTCACGCGTTCGATTAGAAACGCCCGTCGTTCGTCGGCAGCCACGCCCCTCACGTCCAACTCGCACTTTGACTAAACGCCATACCAAGTCGGAGGCAAGGTCCAGACGAGTAAGAGCCCAGCTGACAAAAAAAGTCAATGGCAAAAGCGAGAACGGTGACGAGATTGAGCTTACTGAGTCATCTGATTCTGATGACGATGTAAACGGAATAGAATCCACGCCCATAGTAAAACGACTACGACCTAGAGGGgtgggagaaaggaaaagctTCATGAAAGAGCCCTCAACGGACATCACGgactttgaagatgatgccGAAGAGGCTGATGCGGAAGCCActgaagtggaagaagagcccCAGccaaaagaaaggaagttGCGACGCAAATCCATTTCTCAGGCGAGCCTTTCGAAATACGGTGGCGACATTGATATGGCCCCAACGAGCGAGCAAAGGTCGTCAAAAAATCTTCCTACAAGGggagccaagaagaaggctatCCAACGGATGCAGGGTGGTGAAAGCGGtacggaagatgaagacatGGAAGTcgatgaggaaagggaTATTGGCATGAAAGAAGGGACGCCTACGCCACAACCGGCAATTCCTCCACGGAGGGGCCGCGCTTCTCGCTCATCGACCCCTAAACTTGACGAGGATTCTGCTATGGTCGGCTCGCCCACCCCATCCGTCGCAACCGAGACGGAAGCATCTACTCCTCGGCCAGTACACACTACTCGCTCCGGCAAGACTTTCGGTGCAATCCAGAATCGTCGTCGCCAACTTCTTCAGGAAGCGAGGAATGACCCCGacatggatgaagaggacgaaagcgacgaggaagatggagagccTGAACTGGATATAGATTTGAGCGAAGCTACGGTGGCGAGCTTGATAAGGCTATTGCGAGATGAGTTAGTGCAGATGTGCGAAACTCGAGGGATTGAGGTTGGAGGCACCAAGCCGCAATTGGCAAAGGCGCTATTAGAATGG CGCGATGAGCAAAAGGGCTCTTATCCATCTTCAGCCTCAACCGCTCgaccttctcctccccgTACTGCTATGCCTCGACGCAAGTCTAAATCTAAATCTAAAACCAAATCCAAGTTCAAGTCCAATAAGCATGTACCCGCTATCGGCACCGCCGCTCACGCACCCGGTAAACCCACAccagttcttcttcgctcaCATATTCATGCCAACGATCCTGAAACACCACCTTTATCCAAaggtgaggaaggtgatgtagaagaggaaaagaaggggacAGAAGCAGAGTTGAACTTGGATCTGCAAGAGTTGGGATTGGAAGATTCAGTTATTAAACCGAGCCAGTTGATaaagctggagaagatagGTAGTGGTGGCTTCAAAGA TGTATACGTTGGGAAGTTTAGAGGCAGAAAGGTGGCAATCTCTGAGTTTAGAAGCCATTTGAGTGAAA TGGACATAAGGGAATTGAAGCTGCTTGCCGAATTCAGTCACCCAAACATCGTTCGCTTT AGGGGTATCTGTATTCCCGAAGACTCTACCCACGTGCCATGTATGCTCGTTAGCGAGCTGTGCGAGAACGGCGATCTGTTCGACTATATT CGTAACGTCCCGTGCCCCACTCTGAAACGTCTTCTGAGTCTTATGCTCGACATCGCTCGGGGCCTGGAATATTTACACACCCGCAAACCATCTATCATCCATCGAGACTGTAAATCTtccaacatcctcatcaatcGTTCTGGGGTGGCCAAAGTAGGGGATTTCGGCTTAGCACGTGTGAAGAACTCGACTAGATCTATGATTAGAAGTCTGGTGGGAACAGTGAACTGGCAAGCACCTGAACTTTGGCATCCGACGCCAAGGTATGACTATAAAGTAGACGTGTTTTCGGCCGGGATGGTGTATTGGGAAATGATGTCAGGATGGATTGGAGAAAAG AAATACCCCTGGGAAGGACATAACGAACATTACATTTATGATGCTGTTGGAACGAAGCATCGCCGTCCACCTGTGACAGGCATGCGCAAGCATTGGGGATCTGAGCCAGTGAACctgatggagaggatgtggCACCAAGACCCTGCGGAGAGACCGACCATGACTGACGTTGTGCACGATCTTGAGAGCATATTAGCAGAGCTCAAGTGA
- a CDS encoding splicing factor u2af-associated protein 2, putative encodes MPNAPIPGQFEQDTRVSFDKVSGKWQYEDDEGTEHEWNGTAWIPIIDDELVRAQQAAYSVPGVDESTPSNAAIAREERRNKKRKKGEKDYTSNTSNAPAAATEASKPAPAPSAPKKTGVWVTNLPPNTTIQKLADVFSKAGVLHIDDEGNPRIKMYYDDEGNFKGEAWVVYFKEGSVDLAITLLDDTELELGAGYPPMRVKVAEYFKDQEKGKDKEKKEKTEGEKKKLTAEEKQKMSKRMKTLQSKITWRSDDESDDPAAPLGGAPAPTNNRFARVVVLKGMFVPEELEKDPALLLELKEEVREEAETLGQVTSVILYDKEEDGVMTIKFKEPVSAQACVAKMNNRYFDGRVIYAGLYNGKERFKKSGGRTFDEDNDQEEKERLDNFAHWLVEGEDEEAAKK; translated from the exons ATGCCAAACGCCCCCATACCCGGCCAGTTCGAGCAGGACACTCGAGTCTCTTTTGACAAAGTTTCCGGCAAGTGGCAGtacgaagatgatgaaggcaCAGAACATGAATGGAATGGCACTGCTTGGATTCCCATT ATTGACGATGAGCTTGTAAGAGCACAGCAAGCAGCGTACTCGGTACCCGGTGTAGACGAATCA ACACCTTCCAATGCGGCCATCGCAAGAGAAGAACGCCGTAACAAGAAGCGtaagaagggagaaaaggattATACCTCAAATACCTCCAACGCCCCAGCTGCTGCGACCGAGGCCTCCAAACCTGCTCCTGCCCCGTCTGCGCCCAAGAAGACTGGTGTTTGGGTCACAAATCTTCCGCCAAACACCACTATCCAGAAGCTTGCCGATGTCTTCTCCAAGGCTGGCGTCTTGCatattgatgatgaaggcaATCCCCGTATTAAGATGTACTATGATGACGAAGGGAATTTCAAAGGCGAAGCTTGGGTTGTATATTTCAAGGAAGGCAGTGTGGACCTCGCCATCACACTTTTGGATGACACTGAGCTCGAGCTGGGTGCTGGTTATCCGCCTATGAGAGTCAAAGTCGCGGAATATTTTAAAGAtcaggaaaagggaaaagataaagagaagaaagagaaaactgaaggagaaaagaagaaattgaCGGCCgaagagaagcaaaaaatgagcaagaggatgaagactCTTCAGAG TAAAATCACGTGGCGCTCGGATGATGAGTCTGACGACCCTGCTGCTCCTCTCGGAGGTGCTCCTGCCCCGACAAACAACCGTTTCGCTCGTGTGGTCGTGTTGAAGGGAATGTTCGTCCCCGAGGAATTAGAAAAGGATCCTGCGTTATTGCTAGagctgaaagaagaggtcagagaagaagcagagacGCTTGGCCAAGTCACGAGTGTTATCTTGTATGAT aaggaggaggacggggTAATGACCATCAAGTTCAAGGAACCCGTGTCAGCGCAGGCGTGTGTAGCGAAGATGAACAACCGATATTTCGACGGTCGAGTG ATCTACGCCGGTCTCTATAACGGAAAGGAAAGATTCAAAAAATCTGGTGGACGGACGTTTGATGAAGATAATGAtcaggaggagaaggagcgaCTGGACAACTTTGCGCACTGGCTggtggagggcgaggatgaagaagctgccAAGAAGTAA
- a CDS encoding cell wall organization and biogenesis-related protein, putative: protein MSDQLYAVADFCLIPMGLSVPSVGPQIAECQKVLEKSGLEYKLHGYGTNIEGPWDEVMKAIGDCHKAVHAMGTPRIATDIRIGTRTDKSITSGGNDGKVKRVEEILAKESSKA from the exons ATGTCTGACCAGCTCTACGCCGTCGCTGACT TCTGTCTCATCCCCATGGGTCTTTCTGTCCCTTCTGTTGGCCCTCAGATCGCAGAATGTCAGAAAGTTCTTGAGAAGTCTGGACTGGAATACAAG TTGCA CGGTTACGGAACTAACATTGAAGGTCCCTGGGATGAAGTTATGAAG GCGATCGGAGACTGTCACAAGGCTGTTCACGCCATGGGTACCCCTAGAATTGCG ACCGATATCAGGATTGGTACTCGAACGGACAAGAGTATCACCTCTGGAGGAAACGATGGGAAAGTCAAGCGTGTCGAAGAGATCCTCGCCAAAGAGTCATCCAAAGCATAA
- a CDS encoding mitochondrion protein, putative — protein sequence MKAPISSSTQDDMKVYYNETLKGGFRGALLAAAITGTSYFVLTKRSPTFRSLPLPAKAFGGVVISIPCMFISAERAGLAYERAQWSGVGQKEIERNIERQSERWGKMTQMEKAKNWVGNHKYSLISAAWVGSLGLAFGIVARNPYQTTAQKVVQARMWAQGLTVGLLVGGALLAGANSNPPDEFSQKKEGDHSWRDILELDEHLTQEERAQLHGNADPKKLKEIHEAALKRKAAVGKV from the exons ATGAAG GCCCCCATTTCCAGTTCCACTCAAGATGACATGAAAGTCTATTACAACGAAACTCTGAAAGGTGGTTTTCGAGGAGCGTTGCTTGCTGCCGCCATCACTGGAACATCATACTTCGTTTTAACTAAGCGTTCACCCACATTTCGCTCTTTACCCCTCCCTGCGAAAGCATTTGGCGGAGTAGTCATCAGTATTCCTTGTATGTTCATCTCTGCCGAGAGAGCTGGTCTGGCGTATGAGCGGGCACAATGGTCTGGTGTCGGCCAGAAGGAAATTGAGCGCAACATAGAGAGGCAGTCAGAAAGGTGGGGAAAGATGACACAAATggaaaaggccaagaaTTGGGTCGGAAATCACAAATACAGTCTTATCAGTGCCGC TTGGGTCGGGTCCTTAGGTTTAGCTTTCGGCATCGTCGCCAGAAACCCTTATCAGACTACAGCTCAGAAGGTAGTGCAAGCCCGTATGTGGGCTCAAG GCCTCACTGTTGGACTCTTAGTCGGAGGTGCCTTGTTGGCTGGTGCCAATTCCAATCCCCCTGACGAGTTTAGtcaaaagaaagaaggtgaCCACTCATGGCGAGACATCCTCG AACTTGATGAGCACTTGACTCAAGAGGAGCGTGCCCAGCTACATGGGAATGCCGACCCAAAGAAGTTGAAGGAAATTCATGAGGCTGCCCTCAAAAGAAAAGCTGCGGTTGGCAAAGTATAG
- a CDS encoding expressed protein, producing the protein MSREIGAEVVSIGSPLSSSPLPSALSSPTILPSTLLITSTTEIQEDKGNDEREKVAVELLKGEVLKKNSIGETEGGDLLDKGQAKADQSSFVNEEAYDQDVVDGLSSDPIAGPSPTPSKASVIPTRRVSLEKRTEIFAKDEGGIQGAKNNAISSIQARQKEVTNEGGNSAEQINGAKIVEEGGLPGKALDAQEDLEGPGETSSSTDVVQKDPESDQKGANDGNAGEDQRTELGNSMEKAAEELEQPLQNSTESRPSAEVAQTGNEEHGQSHGREAIEVIGPESTEASIDKTTVEPEQPQEAREILSTTEVASDVQNENGQGHPGESVKEGAEPEQPDEPAETVTALITDAKANPEENEVSQLLAEPPLNAEDDVETVEKPQHIIEAGLSEAHLSPPFANELESEVRPTSSLEEATCPPIIPKIRKGHLASLLVLNPAYTLPSHANAKPRRFFCPHKRKVMIGDESLERISIPGVKKRKTEHVEMMYQVLLVDKP; encoded by the exons ATGTCCCGAGAAATTGGCGCGGAAGTCGTCAGTATAGGGTCACCACTCTCCTCTAGCCCCTTACCATCCGCCCTTTCTTCACCCACGATCTTACCCTCGACTCTGCTTATAACGAGTACAACGGAGATTCAAGAAGACAAAGGGAatgatgaaagggaaaaagtaGCTGTTGAACTGCTGAAAGGGGAAGTGTTAAAGAAAAATAGCATTGGAGAGACGGAAGGAGGGGATTTGTTAGACAAAGGGCAGGCGAAAGCGGATCAATCAAGTTTCGTAAATGAAGAAGCATATGACCAGGATGTAGTGGATGGTTTGAGCTCTGATCCAATAGCAGGACCAAGCCCAACACCATCCAAAGCAAGTG TGATACCTACCAGGAGAGTGTCTCTTGAAAAACGTACAGAAATATTTGCAAAGGACGAGGGAGGAATTCAAGGAGCCAAGAATAATGCAATATCGTCAATACAGGcaaggcaaaaagaagtGACCAATGAAGGTGGTAACTCGGCTGAGCAAATAAATGGAGCAAAGATCGTCGAGGAAGGCGGCTTGCCAGGTAAAGCATTGGATGCCCAGGAGGATCTCGAAGGACCTGGAGAAACCTCGTCATCAACTGACGTCGTTCAAAAGGATCCGGAATCTGACCAGAAAGGTGCAAACGATGGAAATGCGGGAGAGGACCAGCGAACAGAGCTGGGGAATTCTATggagaaggctgctgaAGAACTAGAGCAGCCTCTACAAAACTCTACGGAAAGTCGCCCATCAGCCGAAGTGGCCCAGACAGGTAATGAGGAACATGGACAGAGCCATGGGCGTGAAGCTATTGAGGTCATAGGACCGGAATCTACTGAGGCTTCAATCGACAAGACGACAGTCGAACCTGAACAACCACAGGAAGCTAGAGAAATCTTGTCCACAACAGAAGTAGCCAGCGATGTTCAAAATGAGAATGGACAAGGCCACCCTGGAGAGTCTGTCAAAGAGGGCGCAGAGCCTGAACAGCCTGACGAGCCCGCTGAAACAGTCACTGCAC TTATCACCGATGCAAAGGCCAACCCTGAAGAAAACGAAGTCTCTCAGCTTTTAGCAGAACCTCCTTTAAAtgcagaggatgatgtggaGACTGTTGAAAAACCCCAACATATAATCGAGGCAGGTCTCAGCGAGGCGCACTTAAGCCCTCCAT TCGCAAACGAGCTTGAAAGTGAGGTGCGGCCAACATCATCTTTAGAAGAGGCCACATGCCCCCCAATAATTCCTAAAATCCGCAAAGGTCACTTGGCTTCCCTGCTGGTCCTCAACCCTGCCTATACACTTCCTTCTCACGCAAATGCCAAGCCGCGACGATTTTTCTGCCCGCATAAGAGGAAAGTAATGATAGGTGATGAGTCGCTAGAAAGGATATCCATCCCTGGcgtcaagaagagaaaaacGGAACATGTGGAAATGATGTATCAGGTGTTACTGGTGGATAAGCCGTAA
- a CDS encoding glycogen phosphorylase, putative, with amino-acid sequence MAELTKENLDKVTASPGSSSHGSRTPSLHQPEMSRRSSLSAGHPHSFKHVDTTQIGVPIVTPRKERPGHQRSLTGSYFPSQKGGIVDMPGEWPIGDEKTWREAKKAMEIDQDNPQDVANTIVRHVNTSLGRQVYNVDEVAAYQATALSVRDQLLDRWNQTAAYHTAKAPKRIYYLSIEWLVGRSLDNAVLNLGMRNVYEEANRKLGFNFEDLLNEERDAGLGNGGLGRLAACYIDSMATLNLPGWGYGLRYNYGIFKQLISNSGEQLEAPDPWLDRENPWEIARLDVTYPIRFYGRVDPIPNTDRAVWSGGMECLAVAYDTPIPGYGTKNCANIRLWSAKPVQGFDLNSFNAGNYEASVAASSEVENITRVLYPNDNMYAGKKLRVMQQYLWVSASLQDMLRRFTKLDLPWTELPDYVCIQMNDTHPTLAIPELLRILIDEEKLDYNTAWKITQKVFAYTNHTVLPEALERWQLDLFEELLPRHLQIIYRINFDFLGLVAKRWPGDMDRIRRMSIIEEGSPKYVRMAYLAIVTSFKINGVAELHSQLLQATIFRDFVEFKGRDAFTNVTNGITPRRWLLQCNPELAALITHTLGSDDWATNLKLLKNLLPMADNADFRKAFTNIKMDNKNRLASLIEAELGITLNIDSVFMTQIKRLHEYKRQTLNLFGVIYRYLRIKQASPEERKKITKHTAIFAGKAAPGYYVAKLVIRLINNVARVVNDDPDVGDILKVVFIPDYSVSIAEVLVPASDVSVQISTAGTEASGTSNMKLALNGALLLGTVDGANVEIAEDAGEDQSFLFGHLAEQVDEVRYANTYQPTPLEQRSPELAQTFKAIEAGTFGDGAIYAPLLKTVYEHDYYLVSNDFGSYLSAEKLMDECYDSDKTEWTRKSIITAFNMGDFSSDRSVQDYADGIWSVEPCEVPEDFSI; translated from the exons ATGGCAGAGCTCACTAAAGAGAACCTCGATAAAGTCACAG CTTCCCCGGGCTCTTCTAGCCATGGTTCCCGCACCCCTTCTTTGCACCAACCCGAGATGTCGCGGCGATCCTCTCTGTCAGCTGGGCACCCCCACTCTTTCAAGCACGTCGATACCACCCAAATTGGTGTGCCTATCGTAACTCCCC GCAAGGAACGTCCTGGGCACCAACGATCCCTCACCGGCTCTTACTTTCCCTCTCAGAAGGGTGGAATCGTCGATATGCCAGGAGAGTGGCCTATCGGGGATGAAAAGACTTGGCGGGAGGCTAAGAAAGCTATGGAAATTGATCAGGATAATCCCCAGGATGTGGCGAATACCATTGTTAGGCACGTGAACACGAGTTTGGGAAGGCAGGTTTACAACGTCGATGAG GTCGCCGCTTACCAGGCAACAGCTTTGTCTGTCAGGGACCAACTTCTTGA CCGATGGAACCAGACCGCCGC CTACCATACCGCCAAGGCTCCCAAGCGCATTTACTACCTCTCCATCGAATGGCTCGTCGGGCGATCCCTCGACAATGCTGTGCTTAACCTGGGCATGAGGAACGTGTACGAAGAGGCGAACCGCAAGCTAGGCTTTAACTTTGAGGATCTTCTCAacgaagagagagatgCAGGTTTAGGCAATGGAGGTCTTGGTCGTTTGGCTGCTTGCTAC ATCGACAGTATGGCGACTCTTAACCTCCCCGGTTGGGGTTATGGCCTGAGATACAACTATGGTATCTTTAAACAActcatctccaactctGGCGAACAGCTTGAAGCGCCTGACCCATGGCTTGACCGTGAAAAT CCTTGGGAAATTGCCCGTCTTGATGTGACCTACCCCATCCGATTCTACGGCCGTGTTGatcccatccccaacaCCGATCGTGCTGTGTGGTCGGGGGGTATGGAGTGCTTGGCCGTGGCGTACGATACCCCTATCCCTGGTTATGGCACCAAGAACTGTGCAAATATCAGGTTGTGGAGTGCTAAACCCGTTCAAGGGTTCGACTTGAACTCTTTCAATG CGGGTAACTACGAGGCCAGTGTTGCCGCAAGCAGTGAGGTCGAGAACATT ACCCGGGTCCTTTACCCCAATGACAACATGTATGCTGGTAAGAAGCTTCGAGTGATGCAGCAGTACC TTTGGGTCAGCGCCTCTCTCCAAGACATGCTCCGCCGCTTCACCAAGCTTGATCTTCCATGGACCGAGCTCCCCGATTACGTCTGTATCCAGATGAACGACACGCACCCAACTCTTGCCATTCCCGAACTATTGAGAATTTTGatcgatgaagaaaaatTGGACTACAACACTGCCTGGAAGATTACCCAGAAGGTGTTCGCCTACACCAA CCACACTGTCTTGCCTGAGGCTCTTGAGAGGTGGCAGCTTGATCTTTTCGAAGAGCTTTTGCCTAGGCATTTGCAGATCATCTACAGGATTAACTT TGATTTCCTTGGTCTTGTGGCGAAGCGATGGCCC GGTGACATGGACCGTATCCGCCGAATGAGCATTATCGAAG AGGGATCCCCCAAATACGTTCGCATGGCCTATCTCGCCATTGTCACATCATTCAAGATCAACGGTGTTGCCGAGTTGCATAGTCAGTTGTTGCAAGCCACCATCTTTAGAGACTTTGTAGAATTTAAGGGCAGAGATGCGTTTACTAAT GTGACCAACGGTATCACTCCTCGTCG ATGGCTCCTCCAGTGCAACCCCGAGCTTGCCGCTCTTATTACCCACACTCTCGGCTCCGACGATTGGGCCACTAACCTCAAGCTTCTCAAGAACCTCTTGCCAATGGCTGACAATGCCGACTTCAGGAAGGCATTCACCAACATCAAGATGGACAACAAGAACCGT CTTGCTTCACTTATCGAGGCTGAATTGGGTATTACGTTGAACATTGACAGTGTGTTTATGACCCAAATTAAGCGTTTGCACGAG TATAAACGTCAAACTCTTAACCTCTTCGGTGTCATCTACCGCTACCTTCGCATCAAGCAAGCTTCTCCTGAGGAACGCAAGAAGATCACCAAGCACACTGCCATTTTCGCTGGTAAAGCCGCTCCCGGCTACTACGTTGCCAAGTTGGTCATCCGTTTGATCAATAACGTCGCCCGAGTGGTCAACGATGATCCCGATGTCGGTGACATCTTGAAGGTCGTCTTTATCCCCGATTACAGTGTGTCAATTGCTGAGGTCTTGGTACCCGCTTCAGACGTCAGTGTGCAGATTAGTACCGCAGGTACGGAGGCGAGTGGTACAAGTAACATGAAGTTGGCGTTGAACGGTGCTTTGTTGCTGGGCACGGTAGATGGTGCCAACGTCG AGATCGCTGAAGACGCCGGGGAAGATCAGTCATTCCTCTTTGGGCACCTTGCCGAACAGGTCGATGAGGTGCGCTACGCTAATACCTACCAGCCTACCCCTCTCGAGCAGCGTTCTCCTGAACTTGCACAGACGTTCAAGGCGATTGAGGCGGGTACTTTCGGAGATGGTGCTATCTATGCGCCGTTGTTGAAGACGGTTTATGAGCACGATTACTATCTA GTATCCAACGACTTCGGTTCTTATCTCTCTGCCGAAAAGCTCATGGATGAGTGCTATGACTCGGACAAGACAGAATGGACGCGGAAGTCGATCATCACCGCCTTCAACATGGGAGATTTCAGCAGTGACAGGTCGGTCCAGGACTATGCGGATGGTATCTGGAGTGTAGAACCTTGCGAAGTTCCAGAAGATTTTTCAATCTAG